The Roseofilum capinflatum BLCC-M114 nucleotide sequence AGCAAAATCAGAATCGGGATAATGCCTAAACCGAGTTGTACCCAAAAGCCCATCCATCCCCATCGATGGAACGCTCTGGCAATTTGGTGGACGTTAAGATTGGGGTTGGGTATCGGATCAAACATAAATTAGGGAATTTAGGGGTTATGATCGATAGTGTACAGGGAAGAGGAAGATAAGGAGTATGGCATCTCTTGTTTTAGAGAATTGGTTTATCCTAAAAACAACTATGTCAGGATGCATCTAGGGACATCATAACTGTAATGAGGCAGTCCACAGTGAGCTTAAATACTCATCCTTATCTTGTCCTTAAAACCCAGTCATCAATTCGCCATTTTTCGTTAACGGGGAATCAGTGTTGGACAATTGGACGAACTCAGGACAATACGGTGGTATTGCCTGACCCGTGGATTTCGCGAAACCATGCCATGATTCAACATACAGATACGGGATCGGTTTACTTGATCGATCTGGGAAGTCGTAACGGAACGTTTGTGAATGGCCGTCGGGTGAATGTGCCGGTGACTCTACAGGATGGGGATCATTTAATGTTTGGCCAAACGGAGGCCCATTTTCACGATCCTTCGGCGGCTCCAGACGCAACTTTGGACTTGGAAGAGACGGAGGATAATTCCCATGTGACGGCTGCTTTGCATGTGCGGCGGTTGATTTCGGTGATGGTGGTGGATATTCGCAATTTTACGGGTCTGACTCAACAGATGGATGATGTGACCTTATCGACGATGATGGGGAATTGGTTTCGGAATGTGGGCAAGATTCTCCGCAAGTACGATAGCTGGGTGGATAAGTATATTGGGGATGCGGTGATGGCGGTTTGGTTCCATGGAACGGAGGGGGTGAATCAAACGGAGGTGATGAAAATCCTCTATGCTCTCCATCAATTGCATCAGATGACTGAGGCGTTAGCTCAAGAGTATCCTTTACCGTCACCGATGCGGATTGGGGCCGGGGTAAATACGGGCCATGCAATGGTGGGAAATACGGGAAGTGGCGATCGCCCCGATTATACAGCTTTGGGCGATACGGTGAATGCGGCCTTTCGACTAGAATCTTGTACGAAGCAAATTCAGAAGGATATTGCTTTAGGTAAAACAACTTATCAATATCTATTTAGTGTGGGAACGAATCCTAACCTATTTGAAAAACATATGGTGCAACTGAAAGGGTATGAACATCCGGCGGTGACC carries:
- a CDS encoding adenylate/guanylate cyclase domain-containing protein → MRQSTVSLNTHPYLVLKTQSSIRHFSLTGNQCWTIGRTQDNTVVLPDPWISRNHAMIQHTDTGSVYLIDLGSRNGTFVNGRRVNVPVTLQDGDHLMFGQTEAHFHDPSAAPDATLDLEETEDNSHVTAALHVRRLISVMVVDIRNFTGLTQQMDDVTLSTMMGNWFRNVGKILRKYDSWVDKYIGDAVMAVWFHGTEGVNQTEVMKILYALHQLHQMTEALAQEYPLPSPMRIGAGVNTGHAMVGNTGSGDRPDYTALGDTVNAAFRLESCTKQIQKDIALGKTTYQYLFSVGTNPNLFEKHMVQLKGYEHPAVTYGCSFRQLQAFLLKSAKFH